The following proteins are co-located in the Vibrio astriarenae genome:
- a CDS encoding HEPN-associated N-terminal domain-containing protein produces MGYHSELMISMWESPQLSGLDKNVCADCVVDESLASIVTANLSSNSCSYCGEENEEGELIAAPYDLIMERVYESIFQYYADAQDVDMPWVEKEWLMPETNIWDVMGEFDPGWSGELCEDLIDSSDASLYLVEHVKNDWSVDSPSSALSYGWSAFKDQVLYKTRYLFLSEPEDEFSSGRPDYIPISSMLDALGALCNTEELVTTIPAETEFYRVRVNQQDEEFTDFSDIGVPPEGKASAGRMNPAGISYFYVAYDQETAEKEVITDATEWSIAKFKLLKDIKVIDFVDLPKTPSVFEPEKYDARQNLSFLRAFVKELTLPVSKDGREHVEYVPTQIISEYFRFRFKTKDDQPILGLRYRSVKNPEGINIAVFDSNNESLNKWFELLSIEKNC; encoded by the coding sequence GTGGGATACCATTCAGAATTGATGATTTCAATGTGGGAGTCACCACAACTCAGTGGGCTTGACAAAAATGTATGTGCTGACTGTGTTGTAGATGAATCGTTGGCTAGTATAGTCACGGCTAATTTAAGCTCAAATTCATGTTCCTATTGCGGTGAAGAAAATGAAGAAGGTGAATTAATTGCTGCTCCATATGATTTGATCATGGAGCGCGTGTATGAATCAATATTCCAATATTACGCAGATGCACAAGATGTGGACATGCCATGGGTTGAAAAAGAGTGGTTAATGCCAGAAACCAATATATGGGATGTTATGGGAGAATTTGACCCAGGCTGGAGTGGTGAGCTTTGTGAGGACTTGATTGACAGCTCTGATGCAAGCCTTTATCTGGTTGAACATGTCAAAAATGACTGGTCTGTTGATAGTCCCTCATCTGCATTATCATATGGTTGGTCGGCATTTAAGGACCAAGTGTTATATAAGACACGGTATTTATTTTTGTCTGAACCAGAAGATGAATTTTCCTCCGGTAGACCTGATTACATTCCAATTTCAAGTATGCTTGATGCTCTCGGAGCTCTTTGTAATACAGAAGAACTTGTTACTACGATTCCTGCTGAAACTGAATTCTATCGCGTTAGAGTGAACCAACAAGATGAAGAGTTTACGGACTTTTCTGATATTGGCGTACCCCCTGAAGGAAAGGCTAGCGCTGGTCGTATGAATCCAGCCGGTATTTCATATTTTTATGTCGCCTATGATCAGGAGACCGCTGAAAAAGAAGTTATTACAGACGCAACAGAATGGTCAATCGCAAAGTTTAAATTGCTAAAGGACATCAAGGTAATCGATTTTGTCGATCTACCAAAAACACCAAGTGTTTTTGAACCTGAAAAGTATGATGCTAGGCAGAATTTATCGTTCCTCCGCGCGTTTGTGAAAGAGTTAACTTTGCCAGTATCAAAAGATGGTCGAGAGCATGTTGAATATGTGCCAACCCAAATCATATCTGAATATTTTAGATTTAGATTCAAAACAAAAGATGACCAACCTATTTTGGGGTTGCGTTACCGAAGCGTGAAGAATCCAGAGGGGATAAATATAGCAGTGTTTGACTCAAATAATGAGTCACTGAACAAGTGGTTTGAGCTGCTGTCTATCGAAAAAAATTGCTAA
- a CDS encoding integron integrase → MQSPFLQQIVDFMYSRHYAKRTVEAYVYWIKQYILFHEKQHPGSLNDKHVEQFLSHLSLSKNVTANTQAQALNALVFLYEHIIHQPVKIDMRFRKANKQKKLPVVLTKREIRALLNNVNPARLLPVQLMYGSGLRVNECLRLRYGDIDFDFYALRIHLSKGNKSRVVTLAKELCPALHQQREMVKRIWQMDSQQSNYTGVSMPYALERKYPGANKTLNWQFLFPSHKLSVDPSSKVQRRHHIDVTTIQRAIKAAARQADITKPVTSHTLRHSFATHLLESGADIRTVQEQLGHTDVKTTQIYTHVLERGANGVISPLSHL, encoded by the coding sequence ATTCAATCTCCCTTTTTACAACAAATCGTCGATTTTATGTACTCAAGACACTATGCCAAACGCACGGTTGAGGCTTATGTATATTGGATAAAGCAATACATCTTGTTCCATGAAAAGCAGCACCCAGGCTCACTGAACGATAAGCATGTAGAGCAGTTTCTGTCTCACCTTTCACTGAGTAAAAATGTCACTGCTAACACTCAAGCACAGGCGCTAAATGCTCTGGTTTTTCTTTATGAACATATTATTCATCAGCCTGTAAAAATCGACATGAGGTTCAGAAAAGCAAACAAACAGAAGAAGTTACCTGTTGTGTTAACAAAGAGGGAGATACGCGCACTTCTCAATAATGTAAACCCCGCACGGTTGCTACCTGTCCAGCTCATGTATGGTTCTGGGTTGAGAGTCAATGAGTGCCTTAGGTTGCGTTACGGTGATATTGATTTCGACTTTTATGCGTTGCGAATACATCTATCAAAAGGGAACAAAAGCCGAGTCGTTACTCTCGCCAAAGAACTATGCCCTGCCCTTCACCAGCAAAGAGAAATGGTTAAACGTATTTGGCAAATGGACTCACAACAATCTAACTATACGGGAGTTTCGATGCCATACGCACTTGAGAGAAAGTATCCTGGGGCAAACAAAACACTCAACTGGCAGTTCCTATTTCCTTCCCACAAGTTAAGTGTTGACCCGAGTTCGAAAGTGCAACGCAGGCATCATATTGATGTTACAACCATTCAAAGAGCGATCAAAGCAGCAGCAAGACAAGCGGATATCACCAAGCCTGTGACCTCTCACACTTTAAGGCACTCATTCGCCACGCATTTACTCGAAAGCGGAGCCGATATTCGAACGGTTCAAGAGCAACTCGGCCATACTGACGTAAAGACCACTCAAATTTACACCCATGTGTTAGAACGAGGAGCCAATGGCGTAATCAGTCCCCTTAGCCATTTATAA
- a CDS encoding DM13 domain-containing protein, producing MKRLIGLTLSHLVVLAIGFALGIYALPILIAPEAPPMADIKAVEAKAQYTAIFEKERADSDFLHWGEGKVSIAPDGIGFIGELAPGPDYKLYLSPEFVETETDFNRLKGTMMQVGEVKTFNQFMVMLGEEVDIEQYNTVIVWCETFGQYITSAQYR from the coding sequence ATGAAACGACTCATCGGACTGACTCTCTCTCACTTGGTTGTATTGGCTATCGGTTTTGCCCTTGGTATCTATGCCTTGCCTATTTTGATTGCGCCGGAAGCGCCACCGATGGCGGACATCAAAGCGGTTGAGGCGAAAGCGCAATATACTGCGATATTTGAGAAAGAGCGGGCGGATAGTGACTTTCTGCATTGGGGAGAGGGAAAAGTGTCTATTGCACCCGATGGCATTGGATTTATTGGGGAGCTGGCTCCGGGGCCGGACTACAAGCTGTATTTGTCGCCCGAGTTTGTGGAGACCGAAACGGACTTCAACCGTTTGAAAGGCACCATGATGCAAGTGGGTGAAGTGAAAACATTCAATCAGTTTATGGTGATGCTGGGTGAAGAGGTGGATATAGAGCAGTACAACACGGTGATTGTCTGGTGTGAGACCTTTGGACAATATATTACTTCAGCGCAATATCGCTAA
- a CDS encoding site-specific integrase: MALKQKITASSIKSLKVEDKRLNDTEISGFHARISPKGAIKYYLYYRINGKQRNFLLGAASALTPAQARDLAKEKLGQVASGEDVQVTRHDAKIQEQRNSLTLKKFLDEHYESYLFSLNAKTAKQSFMCISNNFQFLANKPLVDITSWDIQQWVSERSKLGRAPATISYAYNRLRAVFNRAVEWGFIESHNLDSVKIPKIDNKRIRYLSESEEAALLSSLKARDERLKHHYLDKYGVRAEKRVSQRYIDYLEPLVTLAMNTGMRKGEMLSLEWSHVNMEDRYLTVISENAKSKNKRTIPLNKTVYDMLTIWRAQHPQTTLVFEREDGQPIDTYQYQWETLLKDANIENFRFHDLRHHFASKLVMKEADLNVVRELLGHADLKMTLRYAHLAPKHKSAAVNLIG; the protein is encoded by the coding sequence ATGGCACTTAAGCAGAAAATTACAGCCAGTTCAATCAAAAGTCTCAAGGTTGAAGACAAGCGACTTAACGACACAGAGATTAGCGGGTTTCATGCTCGAATCTCTCCCAAAGGTGCGATCAAATACTACCTGTATTACCGCATCAACGGAAAGCAGCGAAACTTTTTGCTTGGTGCTGCGAGCGCATTAACCCCTGCGCAGGCAAGAGACTTAGCCAAAGAGAAACTAGGGCAAGTGGCTAGTGGTGAAGACGTACAGGTCACTCGTCACGACGCTAAAATACAAGAGCAGAGAAATAGCCTCACGCTTAAAAAATTCCTCGATGAACACTATGAGTCTTATCTGTTTTCCTTGAATGCCAAGACCGCCAAGCAGTCGTTCATGTGTATTAGCAACAACTTCCAATTTCTTGCTAACAAGCCTCTCGTTGACATTACGTCGTGGGATATTCAGCAATGGGTATCTGAGCGCAGTAAACTAGGACGAGCACCTGCGACCATTTCTTACGCTTACAACCGACTGCGTGCTGTTTTTAACCGAGCTGTCGAATGGGGATTCATCGAATCTCACAATCTCGATAGTGTCAAAATTCCTAAGATTGATAACAAACGTATTCGGTACTTATCCGAGTCCGAAGAAGCTGCCTTGCTCAGTAGCCTTAAAGCGAGAGATGAGCGCTTAAAGCATCACTATCTCGATAAGTATGGGGTTAGGGCTGAAAAACGCGTCTCACAGCGTTATATCGACTATTTAGAGCCATTAGTGACGCTCGCCATGAATACGGGCATGCGTAAAGGGGAAATGCTGAGTTTGGAGTGGTCACATGTAAATATGGAAGATCGTTATCTCACGGTGATCTCCGAAAATGCCAAGTCCAAAAATAAGCGTACCATTCCTTTGAACAAGACGGTTTATGACATGCTGACCATTTGGCGGGCACAACACCCCCAAACAACGTTAGTTTTTGAACGAGAAGACGGACAGCCGATTGATACTTATCAATACCAATGGGAAACGTTACTGAAAGACGCCAACATTGAGAACTTTCGTTTTCATGACTTACGACATCATTTTGCGAGTAAGCTCGTGATGAAAGAAGCCGATCTCAATGTCGTTCGTGAGTTACTTGGCCATGCTGATTTGAAGATGACCTTGCGGTATGCTCACCTTGCCCCCAAACACAAATCCGCAGCGGTAAACCTAATAGGCTAG
- the cobA gene encoding uroporphyrinogen-III C-methyltransferase — protein sequence MSTNAVNANQGGFVSLVGAGPGDPDLLTVKGYRVIQQAEVLVYDRLVSEEILAIANPEAERIYVGKQLDFHCVPQDQINQILVEKAQQGKRVVRLKGGDSFIFGRGGEELEELSEHNISFEVVPGITAAAGATSYAGIPLTHRDHAQSVQFITGHIQKNGQEIQWSSLAQPNNTLVFYMGLKQCRHIQANLIEQGIDVDMPCAIIENGTRKEQRVFTGKLSELANLAEQAVSPALIVVGSVTSLHDKLKWF from the coding sequence ATGTCTACAAACGCAGTTAACGCAAATCAAGGCGGATTTGTATCTTTGGTCGGAGCGGGCCCTGGCGATCCGGATCTGCTAACTGTGAAAGGGTATCGCGTAATCCAGCAAGCTGAAGTGCTGGTTTATGACCGACTGGTTTCAGAAGAGATCCTTGCAATCGCTAACCCAGAGGCTGAGCGTATCTACGTGGGCAAACAACTTGATTTTCACTGTGTTCCTCAAGACCAAATCAACCAGATCTTGGTAGAAAAAGCACAACAAGGTAAGCGTGTAGTGCGCCTCAAAGGGGGCGACTCATTCATCTTCGGTCGTGGTGGCGAAGAGCTTGAAGAGCTCTCTGAGCACAACATCTCATTTGAAGTGGTACCGGGAATCACCGCAGCCGCAGGCGCAACCTCTTACGCGGGCATTCCATTGACTCACCGTGACCACGCCCAGAGCGTGCAGTTTATTACGGGTCACATCCAAAAGAACGGACAAGAGATTCAATGGTCATCACTGGCACAGCCAAACAACACGCTGGTGTTCTACATGGGCCTAAAACAGTGTCGCCATATTCAAGCGAATCTTATTGAGCAAGGCATTGATGTGGATATGCCATGCGCCATCATTGAAAACGGCACTCGTAAAGAGCAGCGTGTCTTCACTGGTAAGCTTTCAGAATTGGCAAACTTAGCCGAACAAGCCGTGAGCCCAGCATTGATTGTGGTAGGCAGCGTGACGTCTCTGCATGACAAGTTGAAGTGGTTCTAA
- a CDS encoding DJ-1/PfpI family protein, with protein MDIAVLTFDGFNELDSFIAAGILNLMKDAGWNVQITSPSKYITSMNGVTIQSQQPLEFANQANVVLFGSGVLTRDIAQDRDILSRLKLNPETQLIGGQCSGTLLMSVLGLLHQIPACTDLTTRPWVVESGVTVLELPFYADGNLATAGGCLSSKYLAAWVISKLSSRVDAESAIHYVAPVGEKESTVQHCMSVVSAYL; from the coding sequence ATGGATATCGCGGTACTAACATTTGACGGATTTAATGAACTTGATTCATTCATAGCAGCGGGAATTTTGAACCTAATGAAAGACGCTGGTTGGAATGTGCAAATAACGAGTCCATCTAAGTACATCACTTCAATGAACGGAGTTACAATTCAATCTCAACAGCCTCTAGAGTTTGCGAATCAAGCCAACGTTGTATTGTTTGGTAGCGGTGTACTAACGCGCGATATTGCTCAAGACAGAGATATACTTTCAAGGTTAAAGCTAAACCCTGAAACTCAGTTAATTGGTGGGCAATGTTCAGGTACTTTGCTCATGTCTGTGCTTGGTTTACTACATCAAATACCAGCTTGTACCGATTTAACAACGAGACCTTGGGTTGTCGAATCAGGAGTGACTGTTTTAGAGCTGCCATTTTATGCTGATGGCAATCTTGCAACAGCAGGTGGTTGTTTGTCATCAAAGTACTTAGCAGCGTGGGTTATTAGTAAGTTGTCGAGTAGGGTGGATGCTGAATCTGCAATTCACTATGTCGCGCCAGTCGGTGAAAAAGAAAGCACTGTTCAGCACTGTATGTCAGTAGTCAGTGCATATCTGTAG
- a CDS encoding helix-turn-helix transcriptional regulator, which yields MNSTNIEKRAYTEQETAAYIGMSRSFLRQSRMEGQRKNRTVAPPFIKIGRAVRYLKEDLDQWLDNHSKLNHLVCVGGMNA from the coding sequence ATGAACTCAACAAACATTGAAAAACGCGCATATACAGAACAAGAGACAGCAGCCTATATTGGTATGAGCCGTTCGTTCCTTCGGCAGTCACGTATGGAGGGGCAACGTAAAAATCGTACCGTCGCTCCACCTTTCATCAAAATAGGTCGAGCGGTGCGCTACTTGAAAGAAGACTTAGACCAATGGTTAGACAACCATTCAAAACTCAATCATCTAGTGTGTGTAGGGGGGATGAATGCGTAG
- a CDS encoding VapE domain-containing protein — protein sequence MRSQGRQVNFPHVNHTDSGKPVVLNTADNLAVLLDIAGYCIKQSQMTLEPVLFEGDRCSNDSELARSKLISLASIHGLPKSAIDDHLNAVAQANAYHPVKEWLSGEWDGAGRVDSALSCLATKNQSLTSQVLKHWLVGCVACLYVPNFKSKLVPVLQGKQSYKKTAFVERLASVVPNAFLEGAELNPDNKDSVLSVIRSWIIELGELERSTKNCQGALKAFITRSCDTVRPPYAKSDIKKARQSNLIATVNGTDFLKDETGNSRYAVIELIDETDMEKLNELLGWEYCQTGELKLVEPEKLRQFWLEIKHLFFVSKHPWVLSSELQAQVAKESTKFVDKGNWYNVIDDHMNTCRDKAKQWLSTKQICEVLRIDASKVNVVGKALNQHSTEGRLDKKMSNGCSQYCFPSIEPNF from the coding sequence ATGCGTAGTCAAGGACGTCAGGTTAATTTTCCCCATGTTAATCATACAGACTCAGGTAAGCCAGTGGTGTTGAACACCGCTGATAATCTTGCTGTGTTGTTGGACATTGCAGGGTATTGCATCAAACAGAGCCAAATGACACTGGAGCCAGTATTGTTTGAAGGTGATCGTTGCTCAAATGACAGTGAACTTGCGAGAAGTAAGCTCATTTCATTGGCATCTATTCATGGGTTGCCTAAGTCAGCCATTGATGACCATCTTAATGCTGTGGCGCAGGCAAATGCTTACCATCCTGTGAAAGAATGGTTGAGCGGGGAGTGGGATGGAGCCGGTCGAGTTGATAGCGCGCTCTCGTGTCTAGCGACTAAAAATCAATCTTTGACAAGTCAGGTGCTTAAGCATTGGCTTGTTGGGTGTGTGGCCTGCTTATATGTCCCCAACTTCAAATCAAAGCTAGTTCCGGTCTTGCAAGGGAAGCAGTCATATAAGAAAACAGCGTTCGTCGAACGCTTGGCCAGTGTTGTCCCGAATGCGTTCTTAGAAGGCGCAGAGCTGAACCCAGACAACAAAGACAGCGTGCTCTCTGTGATACGCTCTTGGATAATTGAGCTTGGAGAGTTGGAGCGCTCGACAAAGAACTGTCAGGGCGCATTGAAAGCGTTTATTACCCGCTCTTGTGATACCGTTCGACCCCCTTATGCGAAAAGTGACATTAAGAAGGCTCGACAATCTAACTTAATCGCAACGGTGAATGGTACGGATTTCCTGAAAGATGAAACGGGGAATTCCCGTTATGCCGTCATCGAGCTGATTGATGAAACAGACATGGAAAAGTTGAATGAGCTGTTGGGTTGGGAATATTGCCAGACTGGCGAACTCAAATTGGTTGAGCCTGAAAAACTCCGTCAGTTCTGGCTTGAAATTAAGCATCTGTTTTTTGTCTCAAAACATCCTTGGGTGTTATCGAGTGAGCTACAAGCTCAGGTTGCAAAAGAGTCAACCAAATTTGTGGACAAAGGCAACTGGTACAACGTTATTGATGACCACATGAATACTTGCAGAGACAAAGCCAAGCAGTGGCTATCGACGAAGCAAATTTGCGAAGTATTGCGCATCGACGCGTCAAAAGTGAATGTGGTTGGCAAAGCCTTGAACCAACATTCGACAGAAGGGCGGCTTGATAAAAAAATGTCGAATGGTTGCAGCCAGTATTGCTTCCCGTCCATTGAACCTAATTTCTAG
- a CDS encoding formate/nitrite transporter family protein encodes MMSDFKPAEFVQTMINVGEAKTKTNTRDLLIRGFMAGIILSLAVVLALTTITQTGLGVVGALVFPVGFVILSIMGYDLVTGVFGLVPLAKFENRPGITWGRVLRCWGLVGLGNLVGSIFIAYIIALSLTSNFTNDGGAVAKTIINASTARSAGFESLGVDGWITCFVRGILCNLMVCLGVIGNMTARRLSGRIAAMWFPIFIFFALVFEHAVVNMFLFPLGMMLGADFGVATWLNFNLIPTILGNIVGGLLFTCIPLYLTHAKTAPALDAEETNTEATPAFSAK; translated from the coding sequence ATGATGTCTGACTTTAAACCTGCTGAATTCGTGCAAACGATGATCAATGTTGGGGAAGCGAAAACCAAAACCAACACGCGTGATTTGCTTATCCGTGGCTTTATGGCTGGTATTATCCTTTCACTCGCGGTTGTACTTGCACTAACAACGATCACTCAAACGGGTCTTGGTGTTGTGGGTGCACTCGTGTTCCCTGTGGGCTTCGTGATTCTTAGTATCATGGGTTACGACCTAGTCACTGGCGTATTTGGTCTAGTACCGCTAGCGAAATTTGAAAACCGTCCTGGTATTACTTGGGGTCGCGTACTTCGCTGTTGGGGTCTTGTTGGTCTAGGTAACCTAGTAGGCTCTATCTTCATCGCTTACATCATCGCCCTTTCACTAACGTCAAACTTCACGAATGACGGTGGCGCAGTTGCAAAAACCATCATCAATGCGTCAACAGCGCGCTCTGCAGGTTTTGAATCTCTGGGTGTTGATGGTTGGATCACCTGTTTTGTTCGCGGTATTCTGTGTAACCTAATGGTGTGTCTAGGTGTGATTGGTAACATGACAGCACGTCGTCTAAGCGGTCGTATCGCAGCAATGTGGTTCCCAATCTTTATCTTCTTCGCACTCGTATTCGAGCACGCGGTCGTAAACATGTTCCTATTCCCACTTGGTATGATGCTAGGTGCAGACTTTGGTGTGGCAACATGGTTAAACTTCAACCTAATCCCAACTATCCTAGGTAACATCGTTGGTGGTCTACTGTTTACATGTATCCCACTATACCTAACTCACGCGAAAACAGCGCCAGCGCTTGACGCAGAAGAGACAAACACTGAAGCAACGCCAGCATTTAGCGCTAAATAA